The genomic DNA ACGTCCATGTCATTCCCCGCACTCAAGGCGACGAGGTGAGCATCGGCTATCGGGTGTTCACGGAGCTGGACCTCGCGGACGTGGCACAACGGCTGCGGGATGCTCAGACGGCTTCGTCGCCGCGCACCGAGGCACCCATCAGCTGAAGAGGAAGCCCGATGTACCGGATGCGCTGCCAGGCAACCATAAGCTTCGCTTTCAGCACGGCGACAGAACGGGCACAGAAGTTCCCCAGCACATTCCGTTTGACATACGCCCACACCCGCTCAATGGGATTGAGTTCTGGGGCGTACGGTGGCAGGAAGACCAACGACAGGCGTTCGTGCAACTGCACGAACGCCTGGGTTGCCTTCGCTCGATGAATGCCCGCGTTATCGAGCACGACCACGATCTCCCCCTGAATGTGACGCAGGAGATGCCGCAAGAACTGGATGACGTCCGCACTGCGGATGGCGCCGGACTTTGTGTGCTGAAAGAAGCGCCCGTCCGACGTAATGGCCCCAATTGTGGAGAGCTTCTCCCAGTTCGCCGGGAGCGTGACCAGGGGCGTGACGCCTCTGGTCGACCACGTGCGTCGCCGCACGCCTTTCAGCGAGAAGCCGACCTCATCCAAGTACACGATGGTCGCGCCCTGAGCGACCTTTTTTTCCCAGCTCCGGCGCAACCTGTTCTTTCCACGATGCGATCCGGAGTTCATTCCGCTCAGCCGCGCGTCCGTCCGGCATCTGAGGCGTGAAGCCCAGCTGACGAAGAATTCTGCGCACGTGGTCGTGGTGGTACCACACGTCGAACTTCCGCCCGATCAGGTCAGTGACTCGCCGGGTGGTCCAAGTCTCGTCGGGAAAGCCGTGCTGCAGAGCACCCTCCCGCAGGAGGGTGCGGACCTGGTCGAGCTGGCTGGCGGTGAGTCGAGAGGGGCGTCCAGTGGTCACTGTCGCCTGAAGACTGCCGGTGCGTTTCAGCTGCTTTTTCCAGTTGCCGACAGTGTGCACGGAAACGCCAAAGTGCTGGGCGATCTCTTGTTGTGACTGGGCTCCTTGTTGAATCCAGGAGATTGCGGCCAGCCGGCGTTCTTCAAGCTGGGCACGGGAGTACTTGGACGGATGCCATTCGGCCACGCCGTCAGCCTATCAGGCTGCACTTATGCCGCTATCAATAGTACAGCTTGCCGCAGCGTCCTGACTGCTCATGCAGCGAAATACTTTAGAACGCGGGCGACCTGGGCGTGGTTCCAGCTCTGGCCATTTCGCGAGCGGTGACCCTCGGCATTGAGCTGAGCGGCGATCTCGC from Deinococcus humi includes the following:
- a CDS encoding IS630 family transposase (programmed frameshift), with protein sequence MAEWHPSKYSRAQLEERRLAAISWIQQGAQSQQEIAQHFGVSVHTVGNWKKQLKRTGSLQATVTTGRPSRLTASQLDQVRTLLREGALQHGFPDETWTTRRVTDLIGRKFDVWYHHDHVRRILRQLGFTPQMPDGRAAERNELRIASWKEQVAPELEKKVAQGATIVYLDEVGFSLKGVRRRTWSTRGVTPLVTLPANWEKLSTIGAITSDGRFFQHTKSGAIRSADVIQFLRHLLRHIQGEIVVVLDNAGIHRAKATQAFVQLHERLSLVFLPPYAPELNPIERVWAYVKRNVLGNFCARSVAVLKAKLMVAWQRIRYIGLPLQLMGASVRGDEAV